Proteins from a genomic interval of Gossypium hirsutum isolate 1008001.06 chromosome A09, Gossypium_hirsutum_v2.1, whole genome shotgun sequence:
- the LOC107935156 gene encoding probable protein phosphatase 2C 40 isoform X2, translating to MLGEDINDSEGEIKVSFGYQCNSGGNGIPSGAVKGVESRSDIPRNGSFSCLSGAALSANATLANTNICNGLIGSDILPSLDSPNSFRRVPSSPSLSRLDILSSSLQSSMSNLSCSPPSPVGSYETDSYILKTMSVPTRSDSFLNAVEVQVAGGAAGEDRVQAVCSEENEWLFCAIYDGFNGRDAADFLAGTLYETIMFNFNLLDSESKQYVPSIDTASDESSYLEMEVSSRSFRNGVLDILHRALSQAENDFLYMVEQEMEDRPDLVSVGSCVLVMLLHGNNLYTLNLGDSRAVLATFDEGNDMDQSGRLKAIQLTDSHTVDNELEKTRLLSEHPDDSMPVIAGKVKGKLKVTRAFGVGYLKKKKLNDALMGILRVRNLISPPYISTEPSLNVHEISKSDHFVIIGSDGLFDFLSNEEAVKLVHSYISSNPSGDPAKFLVEQLVIKAAHSAGFSKGELLNIPAGRRRKYHDDVTVIVIILGTNHRTSKASTCI from the exons ATGCTGGGTGAAGATATTAATGATTCTGAAGGGGAGATTAAGGTGAGTTTCGGCTATCAATGCAACAGTGGCGGCAATGGTATTCCAAGTGGGGCTGTGAAAGGGGTCGAGTCCAGAAGTGATATACCGAGGAACGGTAGTTTCTCGTGTTTGTCTGGTGCTGCCTTAAGTGCCAATGCTACATTGGCCAACACAAATATCTGCAATGGTCTAATAGGATCTGATATTCTTCCCAGTCTAGATTCCCCTAACTCATTTCGTAGGGTTCCGTCTTCTCCATCTCTTTCGAGATTGGATATATTATCATCTTCCCTACAAAGCAGTATGTCGAATTTAAGTTGTAGTCCACCGAGTCCGGTCGGTTCATACGAAACCGATTCATATATATTGAAAACCATGAGTGTTCCCACTAGAAGTGATAGTTTCCTTAATGCTGTTGAAGTTCAAGTGGCGGGTGGAGCTGCAGGTGAAGATCGGGTTCAAGCTGTTTGTTCCGAAGAGAACGAATGGCTTTTTTGTGCTATCTATGATGGCTTCAACGGGAGGGATGCTGCTGATTTTCTCGCTGGGACGTTATACGAGACCATTATGTTTAACTTCAATTTACTCGACTCAGAATCAAAGCAGTATGTTCCCAGTATCGACACTGCAAGTGATGAAAGCTCGTATTTGGAAATGGAAGTGTCTTCTCGTTCATTTAGGAATGGAGTACTTGATATCCTTCATCGAGCTTTAAGTCAAGCGGAGAATGATTTCTTGTACATGGTAGAACAGGAAATGGAAGACCGTCCTGATTTAGTTTCAGTAGGATCTTGTGTTTTGGTTATGCTTCTTCATGGAAATAATTTGTACACGCTCAATTTAGGTGACAGTCGAGCTGTATTGGCAACATTTGATGAAGGCAACGACATGGATCAGTCTGGAAGATTAAAAGCTATTCAACTCACCGATAGTCATACCGTCGATAACGAACTTGAAAAAACTAGACTCTTGAGTGAGCATCCTGATGACTCAATGCCCGTAATTGCTGGAAAAGTGAAAGGAAAATTGAAGGTCACTCGTGCTTTCGGAGTAGGTTACTTGAAAAAG AAGAAACTGAATGATGCATTGATGGGAATTCTTCGAGTTCGAAACCTCATTAGCCCCCCGTATATCTCCACCGAACCATCACTAAACGTGCACGAAATATCGAAATCCGATCACTTCGTAATAATTGGCAGCGATGGCTTATTCGACTTCTTAAGCAACGAAGAAGCAGTGAAGCTCGTCCATTCTTACATCTCAAGCAATCCTTCTGGAGATCCTGCAAAATTTCTCGTGGAGCAGCTTGTAATAAAAGCGGCTCATTCTGCAG GTTTCAGTAAGGGAGAATTGTTGAACATTCCGGCTGGTAGGAGGAGGAAATACCACGATGATGTTACCGTTATCGTGATTATTCTCGGAACGAATCATCGAACTTCAAAAGCGTCAACCTGTATTTGA
- the LOC107935131 gene encoding uncharacterized protein isoform X1, which yields MASSDSTPAVPISAPLAPKKENNTPVGSKIAELNESRAELLSRIQGLKLDLQNWRSKLDTQVKIYRDELTDLKKTLNVEVDQLRTEFQDLRNTLHQQHEDVTASLRNLGLQDVSEGVKDGEEQPKVEAKDEEMQTPAIKENGKEMEN from the exons ATGGCATCATCTGATTCAACTCCTGCTGTTCCCATCTCTGCACCTCTAGCTCCT AAGAAGGAGAACAACACTCCCGTCGGCTCAAAAATTGCT GAATTGAATGAATCAAGGGCTGAGCTACTCAGTAGAATTCAAGGATTGAAACTG GATCTGCAAAATTGGAGATCAAAATTGGATACCCAAGTTAAAATTTACCGCGAT GAGCTTACAGACCTGAAGAAAACACTTAATGTTGAAGTGGATCAACTCCGTACT gaattTCAAGATCTAAGGAACACACTCCACCAGCAACATGAAGATGTTACTGCAAGCTTGAGAAATTTGGGG CTGCAGGATGTTTCAGAAGGTGTTAAAGATGGTGAAGAACAACCCAAGGTTGAAGCAAAAGACGAGGAAATGCAAACACCAGCCATAAAGGAAAATGGCAAGGAAATGGAGAACTAG
- the LOC107935131 gene encoding uncharacterized protein isoform X2, translated as MASSDSTPAVPISAPLAPKKENNTPVGSKIAELNESRAELLSRIQGLKLDLQNWRSKLDTQVKIYRDELTDLKKTLNVEVDQLRTEFQDLRNTLHQQHEDVTASLRNLGCFAAAGCFRRC; from the exons ATGGCATCATCTGATTCAACTCCTGCTGTTCCCATCTCTGCACCTCTAGCTCCT AAGAAGGAGAACAACACTCCCGTCGGCTCAAAAATTGCT GAATTGAATGAATCAAGGGCTGAGCTACTCAGTAGAATTCAAGGATTGAAACTG GATCTGCAAAATTGGAGATCAAAATTGGATACCCAAGTTAAAATTTACCGCGAT GAGCTTACAGACCTGAAGAAAACACTTAATGTTGAAGTGGATCAACTCCGTACT gaattTCAAGATCTAAGGAACACACTCCACCAGCAACATGAAGATGTTACTGCAAGCTTGAGAAATTTGGGG TGTTTTGCAGCTGCAGGATGTTTCAGAAGGTGTTAA
- the LOC107935114 gene encoding vesicle-associated membrane protein 724, with product MSQEAFIYSFVARGTTILAEYTEFTGNFPAIAAQCLQKLTSSNNKFTYNCDHHTFNFLVEDGYVYCVVAKDSVGKQISIAFLERMKVDFKKRYGGGKADTAMAKSLNKEFGPVLKEHKKYIIEHAEEIEKLLKVKAQVSEVKSIMLENIDKAIDRGESLTTLADKTENLRDQAQAYKNQGTKIRRKMWYQNMKIKMVVLGTLLLLVLVIWVSVCHGFHCSD from the exons atgagtcAGGAAGCGTTTATTTACAGCTTCGTTGCTCGAGGAACAACGATCTTGGCCGAGTACACTGAGTTCACTGGAAATTTCCCAGCAATCGCAGCTCAGTGTTTGCAGAAACTCACTTCTTCCAACAACAAGTTTACTTACAACTGTGATCACCAtaccttcaattttcttgttGAAGATGGTTATG TGTATTGTGTTGTTGCAAAAGATTCTGTTGGAAAGCAAATCTCTATTGCATTTCTCGAACGAATGAAAGTGGACTTCAAGAAACGATATGGGGGTGGAAAAGCCGATACAGCTATGGCAAAAAGTCTCAATAAGGAGTTCGG GCCAGTTTTGAAGGAACACAAGAAATATATCATTGAACACGCTGAAGAAATTGAGAAGCTATTAAAGGTGAAGGCTCAAGTTTCAGAAGTTAAAAGTATAATGTTGGAGAATATTGACAAG GCAATCGATAGAGGAGAAAGCCTAACAACTCTGGCTGACAAAACCGAGAATCTACGTGATCAG GCCCAAGCTTACAAGAACCAAGGGACGAAAATCCGTCGTAAAATGTGGTATCAAAACATGAAGATAAAGATGGTAGTTCTCGGAACCTTGCTACTTCTAGTACTCGTAATCTGGGTTTCGGTTTGTCACGGATTCCATTGCAGTGACTAG
- the LOC107935156 gene encoding probable protein phosphatase 2C 40 isoform X1, which yields MALVAYIMLGEDINDSEGEIKVSFGYQCNSGGNGIPSGAVKGVESRSDIPRNGSFSCLSGAALSANATLANTNICNGLIGSDILPSLDSPNSFRRVPSSPSLSRLDILSSSLQSSMSNLSCSPPSPVGSYETDSYILKTMSVPTRSDSFLNAVEVQVAGGAAGEDRVQAVCSEENEWLFCAIYDGFNGRDAADFLAGTLYETIMFNFNLLDSESKQYVPSIDTASDESSYLEMEVSSRSFRNGVLDILHRALSQAENDFLYMVEQEMEDRPDLVSVGSCVLVMLLHGNNLYTLNLGDSRAVLATFDEGNDMDQSGRLKAIQLTDSHTVDNELEKTRLLSEHPDDSMPVIAGKVKGKLKVTRAFGVGYLKKKKLNDALMGILRVRNLISPPYISTEPSLNVHEISKSDHFVIIGSDGLFDFLSNEEAVKLVHSYISSNPSGDPAKFLVEQLVIKAAHSAGFSKGELLNIPAGRRRKYHDDVTVIVIILGTNHRTSKASTCI from the exons ATGGCATTAGTGG CCTATATAATGCTGGGTGAAGATATTAATGATTCTGAAGGGGAGATTAAGGTGAGTTTCGGCTATCAATGCAACAGTGGCGGCAATGGTATTCCAAGTGGGGCTGTGAAAGGGGTCGAGTCCAGAAGTGATATACCGAGGAACGGTAGTTTCTCGTGTTTGTCTGGTGCTGCCTTAAGTGCCAATGCTACATTGGCCAACACAAATATCTGCAATGGTCTAATAGGATCTGATATTCTTCCCAGTCTAGATTCCCCTAACTCATTTCGTAGGGTTCCGTCTTCTCCATCTCTTTCGAGATTGGATATATTATCATCTTCCCTACAAAGCAGTATGTCGAATTTAAGTTGTAGTCCACCGAGTCCGGTCGGTTCATACGAAACCGATTCATATATATTGAAAACCATGAGTGTTCCCACTAGAAGTGATAGTTTCCTTAATGCTGTTGAAGTTCAAGTGGCGGGTGGAGCTGCAGGTGAAGATCGGGTTCAAGCTGTTTGTTCCGAAGAGAACGAATGGCTTTTTTGTGCTATCTATGATGGCTTCAACGGGAGGGATGCTGCTGATTTTCTCGCTGGGACGTTATACGAGACCATTATGTTTAACTTCAATTTACTCGACTCAGAATCAAAGCAGTATGTTCCCAGTATCGACACTGCAAGTGATGAAAGCTCGTATTTGGAAATGGAAGTGTCTTCTCGTTCATTTAGGAATGGAGTACTTGATATCCTTCATCGAGCTTTAAGTCAAGCGGAGAATGATTTCTTGTACATGGTAGAACAGGAAATGGAAGACCGTCCTGATTTAGTTTCAGTAGGATCTTGTGTTTTGGTTATGCTTCTTCATGGAAATAATTTGTACACGCTCAATTTAGGTGACAGTCGAGCTGTATTGGCAACATTTGATGAAGGCAACGACATGGATCAGTCTGGAAGATTAAAAGCTATTCAACTCACCGATAGTCATACCGTCGATAACGAACTTGAAAAAACTAGACTCTTGAGTGAGCATCCTGATGACTCAATGCCCGTAATTGCTGGAAAAGTGAAAGGAAAATTGAAGGTCACTCGTGCTTTCGGAGTAGGTTACTTGAAAAAG AAGAAACTGAATGATGCATTGATGGGAATTCTTCGAGTTCGAAACCTCATTAGCCCCCCGTATATCTCCACCGAACCATCACTAAACGTGCACGAAATATCGAAATCCGATCACTTCGTAATAATTGGCAGCGATGGCTTATTCGACTTCTTAAGCAACGAAGAAGCAGTGAAGCTCGTCCATTCTTACATCTCAAGCAATCCTTCTGGAGATCCTGCAAAATTTCTCGTGGAGCAGCTTGTAATAAAAGCGGCTCATTCTGCAG GTTTCAGTAAGGGAGAATTGTTGAACATTCCGGCTGGTAGGAGGAGGAAATACCACGATGATGTTACCGTTATCGTGATTATTCTCGGAACGAATCATCGAACTTCAAAAGCGTCAACCTGTATTTGA
- the LOC107935157 gene encoding alanine--tRNA ligase, whose translation MKLTKPTKLEFYDQMLKLQSKAILVHYFKGDDGRKALILDNTIFHPQGGGQPSDTGFICVTDSNVRFCVQDVRSKDGVVFHYGVAEDSSMENELEQGKGKEVIFQVDESRRRLNSRLHSAGHLLDVCMRNVGVGHLEPGKGYHFPDGPFVEYKGTVPLNELQNKQREIEIEVNALISEGGKVYATVLPYQEAAELCGGSLPDYIHPGSNPRIIKLGDNPGCPCGGTHVSDISEILSMKVSKIRTKKGMTKVFYTIGT comes from the exons ATGAAACTCACGAAACCAACAAAGCTCGAATTCTATGATCAAATGTTGAAGCTTCAATCCAAAGCCATACTCGTTCATTACTTCAAG GGCGATGATGGAAGGAAAGCTTTGATTTTAGATAACACAATTTTCCATCCACAAGGTGGTGGTCAACCTTCTGATACTGGTTTCATTTGTGTTACTGATTCGAACGTTAGATTTTGCGTGCAAGATGTTCGATCAAAAGACGGAGTG gTGTTCCATTATGGAGTTGCTGAGGATTCTAGTATGGAAAATGAATTAGagcaaggaaaaggaaaagaagtgATTTTTCAAGTGGATGAGTCACGGCGGAGGCTGAATTCTAG GCTGCACTCAGCTGGGCATTTGCTTGATGTTTGCATGAGAAATGTTGGTGTGGGGCATTTGGAGCCTGGGAAAGGCTATCACTTTCCGGATGG gCCCTTTGTGGAATATAAGGGTACTGTTCCACTGAACGAATTGCAAAACAAGCAAAGGGAAATAGAGATAGAAGTTAATGCCTTGATATCGGAAGGAGGGAAA GTTTACGCCACGGTACTACCATATCAAGAAGCTGCTGAGCTATGTGGTGGTTCTCTTCCTGATTACATTCACCCG GGAAGCAATCCTCGTATCATAAAGTTAGGGGACAACCCCGGTTGCCCTTGTGGTGGCACCCATGTTTCCGATATTTCAGAGATCTTAAGTATGAAG GTCTCTAAAATTCGCACTAAGAAGGGAATGACAAAAGTGTTCTACACCATTGGCACCTAA